A part of Osmerus mordax isolate fOsmMor3 chromosome 10, fOsmMor3.pri, whole genome shotgun sequence genomic DNA contains:
- the LOC136951005 gene encoding uncharacterized protein, which produces MTDNPMQDSGQDSSVGAQTPEKPDSHETSVGPDQSDMMPNQTSLLQKRLFAELGLISFRRQQLHSRRLVLLQMQKLKKRKQTQGPEDSEQPGELEPIQQELEELVEREKKLIELMSTMSGGVYTWLPSIQQDYSEAEEPSPITVAVEKLSTAPSVVQCPSCNLIITTETLRKVGGTAWLLCFMCTLFGCLAGCCLIPFCVKSLWDVHHHCPMCHAQIHIFTRI; this is translated from the exons ATGACAGACAATCCAATGCAGGACTCAGGACAGGACTCCTCTGTTGGTGCCCAAACGCCAGAGAAGCCAGACAGCCATGAGACGTCCGTGGGTCCAGACCAAAGCGACATGATGCCCAACCAGACTTCACTATTGCAGAAGAGACTGTTTGCCGAGCTGGGCCTCATCAGTTTCAGAAGGCAGCAGCTCCACAGCAGACGGCTCGTGCTGTTGCAGATGCAGAAGTtaaagaagaggaaacagactcAAG gtcCAGAGGACTCCGAGCAGCCTGGTGAACTGGAACCCATacagcaggagctggaggagctggtggaaagagagaagaagctCATTGAGCTCATGTCTACCATGTCTG GGGGGGTGTACACTTGGCTCCCTTCCATACAGCAGGACTATTCTGAGGCAGAAGAACCCTCACCAATCACAG TGGCGGTGGAGAAGCTCAGCACAGCCCCGTCTGTTGTCCAGTGCCCTTCATGCAACCTAATCATTACTACTGAGACGCTTCGCAAAGTTGGAGGAACCGCCTGGCTGTTGTGCTTCATGTGCACCTTGTTTGG GTGTTTGGCCGGCTGCTGTCTCATCCCGTTCTGTGTGAAAAGCCTCTGGGACGTTCACCACCACTGCCCCATGTGTCACGCCCAGATCCACATTTTCACAAGGatctga
- the mrtfba gene encoding myocardin-related transcription factor B: MEPQGWLGAEGDCGMLGLLVPSPQSEAVTHELEELTLQPTQKLPPLNERKNVLQLRLQQRRTREQLVDQGIMPPLKSPAAFHEQIRSLERARTENFLKHKIRSRPERSELVRMHILQETGAEPSLQATQMRLKRARLADDLNEKISQRPGPMELVVKNILPVDSSVKEAIIEGQVDYPGFDEDSGDAFSPEQPASHESQTSAPSPGEARAPETPSPSPLPSAVLPQSLPVVTQVTADFLKGLSSNEQPVSRPAAPAQPITTVAPSKPGPTLVKQSQPKQPSEKSRSKKGKEAKPKVKKLKYHQYVPPDQKPEASEAPMDSSYARILEQQQLFLQLQIISQQQQHYNYQTILPAPLKPVVEGQTNGANNLPTSIMVSLPAPAPVRPNNSLSNRRPGVLPANLEDMKVAELKMELKLRGLPVSGTKTDLIERLRPFQESPSLPSAAPAPASGSVPGPSPGPSTLCSLPMEVTSAPALLLPNHQGGPETMSPTPPVSTVPLDPSSLREDPGMSELPWDPQTVSPGRPGSSPLGLGILPGMVREEKDRRLHEKERQIEELMRKLEQEQRLVEELKMQLEVEKRGPVAPNPSMDTSITSSLIPNTLTSNSVKMEGRVSPNCSITATSILGAQPQPPSLSTVVKLEEAVSVPHLQLQNQTYTQQPHTQAQTQPNHHPQPSPPSLPQFFFSHQGAVSHVLGQPQTLQPGTQILLPVSLPSNATAIQLPTTAVSLQATMSNQAPGLVQASIPQMHSANIETAPSQQLANHNRLLQNLTVCNSTGSGMVENQTRPEMHPQVFLSSSPENRISPRASPNHTLSNGPTNKSASASQPTFLLHPSNLVGQSPKAREPPRYEDAVKQSRNLHTNNLPQVTTATSQQMDDLFDILIQSGEMTPFIQHDPPLSLTKTIPLHTTTSATVTTLPVNTALSRHPPQVQSAPPPTLSPSSDPSFSLSPPGIPGLILSPSPDPSLSLTSLASDNQLEAFLERSLGVGVDPSPTSDPRTLGLMAELQTHLLEQPYSPMDTSELSFCDSSSPPSSLNMGLSDPALDNMEWLDLTMPTGPAGGVTPLGIPSDLLDTHDLQLHWD; encoded by the exons ATGGAGCCCCAGGGGTGGCTGGGAGCCGAGGGGGATTGTGGGATGCTGGGGTTGCTGGTCCCGAGCCCCCAGAGTGAGGCTGTGACCcacgagctggaggagctgaccCTGCAGCCCACCCAGAAGCTTCCGCCTCTCAACGAACGCAAGAACG ttctgcAGTTGAGGCTGCAGCAGAGGCGTACCCGTGAGCAGCTGGTCGACCAGGGCATCATGCCAC CTCTTAAGAGTCCGGCGGCGTTCCATGAGCAGATCCGCAGCCTGGAGAGAGCCAGG ACGGAGAACTTCCTGAAGCACAAGATCCGCAGTCGTCCTGAGAGGTCTGAGCTGGTCAGGATGCACATCCTCCAAG AGACGGGAGCAGAGCCCTCTCTGCAGGCGACCCAGATGAGGCTGAAGAGAGCCCGCCTGGCTGACGATCTGAACGAGAAGATCTCCCAGAGACCTGGACCCATGGAGCTGGTGGTGAAGAACATCCTGCCTGTGGACTCCAGCGTCAAGGAGGCCATcatag AGGGCCAGGTCGACTACCCCGGCTTCGACGAGGACAGTGGAGACGCTTTCTCCCcagagcagccagccagccacgaGTCCCAGACCTCAGCCCCCTCCCCTGGGGAGGCCAGGGCCCCTGagaccccctctccttcccccttacCCAGCGCCGTCCTACCACAG TCTTTACCTGTGGTCACCCAAGTAACAGCAGACTTCCTCAAAGGTCTCTCCTCCAATGAGCAGCCAGTGTCCCGTCCTGCTGCCCCAGCTCAGCCTATCACCACAGTCGCTCCCTCCAAGCCGGGGCCAACCCTGGTGAAA caGAGCCAGCCCAAGCAGCCTTCAGAGAAGAGTCGCAGTAAGAAGGGGAAGGAGGCCAAGCCCAAAGTGAAGAAGCTCAAGTACCACCAGTACGTTCCCCCGGACCAGAAGCCCGAGGCCAGCGAAGCTCCCATGGACTCGTCCTACGCCAGGATACTGGAACAGCAGCAGCTCTTCCTGCAGCTGCAGATCatcagccagcagcagcagcactacAACTACCAGACTATACTACCTGCTCCCCTGAA GCCAGTGGTGGAGGGTCAGACCAATGGTGCCAACAATCTGCCAACCTCTATTATGGTATCCCTGCCCGCCCCTGCGCCCGTACGGCCCAACAACAGTCTGTCCAACCGCAGGCCTGGCGTCCTGCCTGCTAACCTAGAGGACATGAAG GTGGCAGAGTTAAAGATGGAGCTGAAACTGCGAGGTCTCCCCGTGTCAGGAACCAAGACGGACCTCATCGAGAGGCTGAGGCCTTTCCAGgagagccccagcctcccatccgcagcccctgctccagcctcggGCTCTGTGCCCGGCCCCAGTCCTGGGCCCTCCACCCTGTGCTCCCTCCCTATGGAGGTCACCTCCGCCCCTGCCCTGCTCTTGCCCAACCATCAGGGGGGACCAGAGACCATGAGCCCCACCCCTCCCGTCTCTACGGTCCCCTTAGACCCCTCCAGCCTCCGAGAGGACCCAGGGATGTCTGAGCTGCCCTGGGACCCCCAGACGGTGAGCCCTGGTCGCCCAGGCTCCTCGCCCCTGGGCCTGGGGATCCTACCAGGGATGGTacgagaggagaaagacaggcgCCTCCATGAGAAGGAGCGCCAGATAGAGGAGCTGATGAGGAAACTGGAGCAGGAACAG aggctggtggaggagctcAAGATGCAGCTggaggtagagaagagaggGCCAGTAGCCCCCAACCCCTCCATGgacacctccatcacctcttcCCTCATCCccaacaccctcacctccaacTCAGTCAAGATGGAGGGCAGGGTGTCCCCGAACTGCTCCATCACAGCCACCTCCATCCTGGGAGCCCAGCCtcaacctccatctctctccacggtcgtgaagctggaggaggctgtctCAGTCCCTCATCTCCAGCTCCAGAACCAAACATATACCCAGCAACCCCACACCCAAGCTCAGACCCAACCTAaccaccacccccagcccagTCCTCCTAGCCTGCCCCAGTTCTTCTttagccaccagggggcagtgtccCATGTGTTGGGCCAGCCCCAGACCCTACAGCCTGGCACCCAGATCCtgctgccagtctctctgcccAGCAATGCCACGGCCATCCAGCTGCCCACCACCGCAGTCAGTCTACAG GCTACCATGTCGAATCAAGCCCCAGGCCTGGTGCAGGCCTCCATCCCCCAGATGCACTCTGCCAACATAGAGACCGCCCCCTCTCAGCAGCTAGCCAATCACAACCGCTTACTGCAG AATCTGACAGTGTGCAACAGTACTGGCTCTGGAATGGTGGAGAACCAGACTAGGCCCGAGATGCATCCTCAGGTTTTCCTAAGCAGCTCCCCAGAAAACAGGATCTCGCCTCGGGCCTCACCTAACCACACTCTCTCCAATGGCCCCACAAACAAG tcaGCCTCTGCGTCCCAGCCCACcttccttctccacccctccaaccTGGTTGGTCAATCACCCAAGGCCAGAGAGCCCCCCCGCTATGAGGATGCAGTTAAGCAGAGTCGTAACCTGCACACCAACAAtctcccacag GTTACCACGGCAACCAGTCAGCAGATGGACGACCTGTTTGACATCCTGATACAGAGTGGAG AAATGACCCCCTTCATCCAGCATGACCCTCCTCTGTCACTCACCAAGaccatccccctccacaccACCACGTCTGCTACTGTCACCACCCTCCCTGTAAAcaccgccctctccagacaccCACCCCAGGTCcagtctgccccccctcccacccttagCCCCAGCTCTGACCCTAGCTTCAGCCTCAGCCCCCCCGGCATCCCCGGCCTCATCCTCAGTCCCAGCCccgaccccagcctcagcctgacCTCCCTGGCATCCGACAACCAGCTAGAGGCCTTCCTGGAGCGAAGCCTGGGGGTAGGAGTGGACCCGTCCCCAACCTCGGATCCTCGGACCCTGGGTCTGATGGCGGAGCTGCAGACCCATCTCCTGGAGCAGCCCTACTCTCCCATGGACACCTCCGAGTTGTCCTTCTGTgactcctcctcgcccccctcatccctcaacATGGGCCTGTCGGACCCAGCACTGGATAACATGGAGTGGCTGGACCTTACCATGCCCACGGGGCCAGCAGGGGGGGTCACGCCTCTGGGCATACCCTCTGACCTGCTGGACACCCACGACCTGCAGCTGCACTGggactga
- the ercc4 gene encoding DNA repair endonuclease XPF isoform X2, which yields MAGPLLEFETEMFLSLFGTDGLLVTAEGMGIDRILLQFMRVYSEEGSLVLLLNTTTPEQEYFTEQLRAEGVSHLPRTVTSDVQNSERHSVYTQGGVLFVTSRILVVDFLTDRIPANLISGILVYRAHNIIESCQEAFILRLFRQKNKTGFIKAFTDKATAFSSGFCQVERVMRNLFVKKLYLWPRFQASVNSVLDRHKPDVVELHVSLTPAMRAIQSSVLDIMSACLKELKRYNPTLEAEDLSLENTLGSAFEKTIRHYLDPLWHQLGAKTKALVQDLKVLRTLLLYLTQYDCVTFLNLLESLRSSQKNFGSNSGWLFLDSSTSMFVNARTRVYRIPENKKKMKMGGPEPEKQKSSAEVKRELVLEKNPKWEALTEVLQEIEKENKSSEHEPGRVLICASDDRTCAQLHEYISRGAESLLTRLYTRTIGKGDAPTSEPDVPKRGKMVKKQHEKNSKGKTVKPKTSTGRKKASPTLTQMIGKEERDEGESMGSSMDEGGGIKGEEEDEEEEVDLKLDLSSDAYYGVLKEPLTVIHPLRGCTDPYSLTRVLHEVEPSFVVLYDAELSFVRQLEVYKASRPGKPLRVYFLIYGGSTEEQRYLTGLSKEKKAFEHLIREKATMVAPEEREGREDTNLDLNRCQEPANATTNTRKAGGQEQPTEPSRVIVDMREFRSELPSLLHRRGLDIEPVTLEVGDYILTDDTCVERKSVSDLIGSLQSGRLYTQCLSMTRFYRKPILLIEFDPAKPFSLVARTDFRQEISANDVTSKLTLLTLHFPRLRLLWCPSPHATAELFHELKRGRQEPDAAAAQAVTAESDTVAESADIYNPGPYDFLLRMPGVNVKNCRALVSNAASIAELATMSQDKLAQILGSASNARMLYEFLHNVVEVPTPVQKGKQTS from the exons ATGGCAGGCCCACTGCTGGAGTTTGAAACGGAGATGTTCTTGAGTCTGTTCGGCACAGACGGTCTCTTGGTGACTGCTGAGGGGATGGGCATAGACCGCATCCTGCTGCAGTTTATGCGGGTTTACTCGGAAGAGGGGAGCCTGGTCCTGCTTCTGAACACCACCACACCCGAACAA gagTACTTTACAGAGCAGCTGCGAGCTGAAGGAGTTAGCCATCTCCCTAGGACAGTGACTAGTGACGTCCAGAACTCAGAGCGCCATAGCGTGTACACCCAGGGAGGAGTTCTGTTTGTGACCAGTCGTATTCTGGTGGTGGACTTCCTGACCGACAGGATACCTGCCAACCTCATATCAG GCATCTTGGTGTACCGGGCCCACAATATCATCGAGTCATGCCAGGAGGCCTTTATCTTGCGCCTGTtcagacagaaaaacaagacAGGCTTCATCAAGGCCTTCACTGACAAGGCCACAGCCTTCTCCTCAGGCTTCTGCCAGGTGGAGAGGGTCATGAGAAACCTCTTTGTCAAGAAGCTCTACCTCTGGCCCAG gttcCAGGCATCGGTGAACTCTGTGTTGGACAGACATAAGCCGGACGTGGTGGAGCTGCATGTGTCTCTGACCCCGGCCATGAGGGCCATCCAGAGCTCCGTCCTGGACATCATGAGCGCCTGTCTGAAGGAGCTCAAACGCTACAACCCCACGCTGGAGGCTGAGGACCTGTCCCTGGAGAACACTCTAGGGAGCGCCTTCGAGAAG ACCATCCGCCACTACCTGGACCCCCTGTGGCACCAGCTGGGGGCCAAGACCAAGGCTCTGGTCCAGGACCTGAAGGTTCTGCGGACCCTGTTGCTCTACCTCACCCAGTACGACTGTGTCACCTTCCTCAACCTCCTGGAGTCCCTCCGCTCCAGCCAGAAGAACTTCGGCTCCAACTCCG gcTGGTTGTTCCTGGACTCTAGCACCTCCATGTTTGTGAATGCGAGGACTCGTGTGTACCGCATCCCCGAGAACAAGAAGAAGATGAAAATGGGAGGACCTGAGCCAGAGAAACAAAAGAGTTCAGCCG aggtgaagagggagctgGTCCTGGAGAAGAACCCGAAGTGGGAGGCTCTGACGGAGGTGCTGCAGGAGATTGAGAAGGAGAACAAGAGTTCGGAACATGAACCAG GTCGCGTGCTGATCTGTGCCAGTGATGACAGGACATGCGCCCAGCTGCATGAGTACATCAGCCGGGGCGCGGAGTCTCTGCTCACCCGCCTCTACACTCGCACGATCGGCAAAGGGGATGCCCCGACATCTGAACCCGACGTACCCAAACGAGGCAAGATGGTCAAAAAGCAACATGAGAAAAACTCCAAAGGCAAAACTGTCAAACCTAAGACTTCTACGGGTAGAAAGAAAGCATCCCCGACCCTCACACAGATGAttgggaaggaagagagggatgaaggagagagcatGGGCAGCAGTATGGATGAGGGAGGTGGGAtcaaaggagaagaagaggatgaggaagaagaagtgGATCTTAAGTTAGACTTATCGTCCGACGCCTACTATGGTGTGCTGAAGGAGCCCCTGACTGTGATCCACCCTCTGAGGGGCTGCACTGACCCCTACAGCTTGACACGGGTACTGCATGAGGTAGAGCCCAGCTTTGTGGTGCTGTACGATGCAGAGCTCAGCTTTGTCAGACAGTTGGAGGTCTACAAGGCCAGCAGGCCTGGGAAACCACTCAg GGTGTATTTCCTGATCTATGGAGGCTCTACAGAAGAGCAAAGGTACCTGACGGGCCTATCCAAGGAGAAGAAGGCCTTCGAACACCTCATCAG AGAGAAGGCCACAATGGTGgcccctgaagagagagagggaagggaagataCCAACCTGGACCTCAATAGATGTCAGGAACCTGCTAATGCAACCACTAACACCAGGAAAGCAG GAGGCCAGGAGCAGCCCACGGAGCCTTCGCGCGTCATCGTGGACATGCGTGAGTTCCGTAGCGAGCTCCCGTCCCTGCTGCACCGCCGTGGGCTAGACATCGAGCCTGTGACCCTGGAGGTGGGAGACTACATCCTCACAGACGACACCTGCGTGGAGCGCAAGAGTGTCAGCGATCTGATTGGTTCCCTGCAGAGCGGGCGCCTCTACACCCAGTGCCTGTCCATGACTCGTTTTTACCGCAAACCCATCTTGCTCATCGAGTTTGACCCGGCCAAGCCGTTTTCCCTCGTGGCCAGGACTGACTTCCGCCAGGAGATATCGGCTAACGACGTGACCTCCAaactcaccctcctcacccttcaCTTCCCCCGGCTCCGCCTCCTCtggtgcccctccccccacgccACGGCAGAGCTGTTCCACGAGCTGAAGCGCGGGCGCCAGGAACCAGACGCCGCGGCCGCCCAAGCTGTGACCGCAGAGTCCGACACGGTAGCTGAGTCAGCGGATATCTACAACCCTGGGCCGTATGACTTCCTGTTGCGCATGCCCGGGGTCAACGTCAAGAACTGCAGAGCACTTGTTAGCAATGCAGCTAGCATTGCAGAGCTAGCCACAATGAGCCAGGACAAGCTGGCACAGATTCTGGGCAGTGCCAGCAATGCTAGGATGCTGTACGAGTTCCTGCATAATGTTGTGGAAGTGCCTACCCCTGTACAGAAGGGAAAGCAGACCTCATAG
- the ercc4 gene encoding DNA repair endonuclease XPF isoform X1 encodes MAGPLLEFETEMFLSLFGTDGLLVTAEGMGIDRILLQFMRVYSEEGSLVLLLNTTTPEQEYFTEQLRAEGVSHLPRTVTSDVQNSERHSVYTQGGVLFVTSRILVVDFLTDRIPANLISGILVYRAHNIIESCQEAFILRLFRQKNKTGFIKAFTDKATAFSSGFCQVERVMRNLFVKKLYLWPRFQASVNSVLDRHKPDVVELHVSLTPAMRAIQSSVLDIMSACLKELKRYNPTLEAEDLSLENTLGSAFEKTIRHYLDPLWHQLGAKTKALVQDLKVLRTLLLYLTQYDCVTFLNLLESLRSSQKNFGSNSAGWLFLDSSTSMFVNARTRVYRIPENKKKMKMGGPEPEKQKSSAEVKRELVLEKNPKWEALTEVLQEIEKENKSSEHEPGRVLICASDDRTCAQLHEYISRGAESLLTRLYTRTIGKGDAPTSEPDVPKRGKMVKKQHEKNSKGKTVKPKTSTGRKKASPTLTQMIGKEERDEGESMGSSMDEGGGIKGEEEDEEEEVDLKLDLSSDAYYGVLKEPLTVIHPLRGCTDPYSLTRVLHEVEPSFVVLYDAELSFVRQLEVYKASRPGKPLRVYFLIYGGSTEEQRYLTGLSKEKKAFEHLIREKATMVAPEEREGREDTNLDLNRCQEPANATTNTRKAGGQEQPTEPSRVIVDMREFRSELPSLLHRRGLDIEPVTLEVGDYILTDDTCVERKSVSDLIGSLQSGRLYTQCLSMTRFYRKPILLIEFDPAKPFSLVARTDFRQEISANDVTSKLTLLTLHFPRLRLLWCPSPHATAELFHELKRGRQEPDAAAAQAVTAESDTVAESADIYNPGPYDFLLRMPGVNVKNCRALVSNAASIAELATMSQDKLAQILGSASNARMLYEFLHNVVEVPTPVQKGKQTS; translated from the exons ATGGCAGGCCCACTGCTGGAGTTTGAAACGGAGATGTTCTTGAGTCTGTTCGGCACAGACGGTCTCTTGGTGACTGCTGAGGGGATGGGCATAGACCGCATCCTGCTGCAGTTTATGCGGGTTTACTCGGAAGAGGGGAGCCTGGTCCTGCTTCTGAACACCACCACACCCGAACAA gagTACTTTACAGAGCAGCTGCGAGCTGAAGGAGTTAGCCATCTCCCTAGGACAGTGACTAGTGACGTCCAGAACTCAGAGCGCCATAGCGTGTACACCCAGGGAGGAGTTCTGTTTGTGACCAGTCGTATTCTGGTGGTGGACTTCCTGACCGACAGGATACCTGCCAACCTCATATCAG GCATCTTGGTGTACCGGGCCCACAATATCATCGAGTCATGCCAGGAGGCCTTTATCTTGCGCCTGTtcagacagaaaaacaagacAGGCTTCATCAAGGCCTTCACTGACAAGGCCACAGCCTTCTCCTCAGGCTTCTGCCAGGTGGAGAGGGTCATGAGAAACCTCTTTGTCAAGAAGCTCTACCTCTGGCCCAG gttcCAGGCATCGGTGAACTCTGTGTTGGACAGACATAAGCCGGACGTGGTGGAGCTGCATGTGTCTCTGACCCCGGCCATGAGGGCCATCCAGAGCTCCGTCCTGGACATCATGAGCGCCTGTCTGAAGGAGCTCAAACGCTACAACCCCACGCTGGAGGCTGAGGACCTGTCCCTGGAGAACACTCTAGGGAGCGCCTTCGAGAAG ACCATCCGCCACTACCTGGACCCCCTGTGGCACCAGCTGGGGGCCAAGACCAAGGCTCTGGTCCAGGACCTGAAGGTTCTGCGGACCCTGTTGCTCTACCTCACCCAGTACGACTGTGTCACCTTCCTCAACCTCCTGGAGTCCCTCCGCTCCAGCCAGAAGAACTTCGGCTCCAACTCCG caggcTGGTTGTTCCTGGACTCTAGCACCTCCATGTTTGTGAATGCGAGGACTCGTGTGTACCGCATCCCCGAGAACAAGAAGAAGATGAAAATGGGAGGACCTGAGCCAGAGAAACAAAAGAGTTCAGCCG aggtgaagagggagctgGTCCTGGAGAAGAACCCGAAGTGGGAGGCTCTGACGGAGGTGCTGCAGGAGATTGAGAAGGAGAACAAGAGTTCGGAACATGAACCAG GTCGCGTGCTGATCTGTGCCAGTGATGACAGGACATGCGCCCAGCTGCATGAGTACATCAGCCGGGGCGCGGAGTCTCTGCTCACCCGCCTCTACACTCGCACGATCGGCAAAGGGGATGCCCCGACATCTGAACCCGACGTACCCAAACGAGGCAAGATGGTCAAAAAGCAACATGAGAAAAACTCCAAAGGCAAAACTGTCAAACCTAAGACTTCTACGGGTAGAAAGAAAGCATCCCCGACCCTCACACAGATGAttgggaaggaagagagggatgaaggagagagcatGGGCAGCAGTATGGATGAGGGAGGTGGGAtcaaaggagaagaagaggatgaggaagaagaagtgGATCTTAAGTTAGACTTATCGTCCGACGCCTACTATGGTGTGCTGAAGGAGCCCCTGACTGTGATCCACCCTCTGAGGGGCTGCACTGACCCCTACAGCTTGACACGGGTACTGCATGAGGTAGAGCCCAGCTTTGTGGTGCTGTACGATGCAGAGCTCAGCTTTGTCAGACAGTTGGAGGTCTACAAGGCCAGCAGGCCTGGGAAACCACTCAg GGTGTATTTCCTGATCTATGGAGGCTCTACAGAAGAGCAAAGGTACCTGACGGGCCTATCCAAGGAGAAGAAGGCCTTCGAACACCTCATCAG AGAGAAGGCCACAATGGTGgcccctgaagagagagagggaagggaagataCCAACCTGGACCTCAATAGATGTCAGGAACCTGCTAATGCAACCACTAACACCAGGAAAGCAG GAGGCCAGGAGCAGCCCACGGAGCCTTCGCGCGTCATCGTGGACATGCGTGAGTTCCGTAGCGAGCTCCCGTCCCTGCTGCACCGCCGTGGGCTAGACATCGAGCCTGTGACCCTGGAGGTGGGAGACTACATCCTCACAGACGACACCTGCGTGGAGCGCAAGAGTGTCAGCGATCTGATTGGTTCCCTGCAGAGCGGGCGCCTCTACACCCAGTGCCTGTCCATGACTCGTTTTTACCGCAAACCCATCTTGCTCATCGAGTTTGACCCGGCCAAGCCGTTTTCCCTCGTGGCCAGGACTGACTTCCGCCAGGAGATATCGGCTAACGACGTGACCTCCAaactcaccctcctcacccttcaCTTCCCCCGGCTCCGCCTCCTCtggtgcccctccccccacgccACGGCAGAGCTGTTCCACGAGCTGAAGCGCGGGCGCCAGGAACCAGACGCCGCGGCCGCCCAAGCTGTGACCGCAGAGTCCGACACGGTAGCTGAGTCAGCGGATATCTACAACCCTGGGCCGTATGACTTCCTGTTGCGCATGCCCGGGGTCAACGTCAAGAACTGCAGAGCACTTGTTAGCAATGCAGCTAGCATTGCAGAGCTAGCCACAATGAGCCAGGACAAGCTGGCACAGATTCTGGGCAGTGCCAGCAATGCTAGGATGCTGTACGAGTTCCTGCATAATGTTGTGGAAGTGCCTACCCCTGTACAGAAGGGAAAGCAGACCTCATAG